GCACTTCGCCGGTCGCTGGGTTCATCACATCGGCAAAACGGCCCGACGTGCCTTTGACATGTTCACCGTTCAGATAGTGGGTAAGCTCTTGCATAATGTCCTCCATTGGCATTTGCCGCAGGATAGGCTTGCAAAAAGACATGTAAAAGAGGCAAGATTTCAAAATGGTTTTGCAATTTTGCAAAACGTAAGATGGGAAATATCGCTGCAATGCAAAACTGGGATGACCTGCGGCTGTTTCTGGCCGTCGCACGGGAACAAAGTCTGTCTGGTGCGGGCAAACAACTGCGGCTTGATCCGGCAACGTTGGGGCGGCGCGTGGCGCGGCTGGAAAAGGATCTTCAGGCGGTTCTGTTTGTGAAATCTCCGCAGGGCTATGCGCTGACCGAAGCGGGCAGTCAGTTGATGGAGCGGGCCGAAACGGCAGAGCAGGCGATGCGTGTCGCCACGGCAGGTGTTTCCGCGCCCAGCGACCGGTTGAGCGGCCAGATTCGCATCGGTGCGCCCGATGGCTGTGCCAATTTCCTGTTGCCGCAGGTCTGTGCGGGGATCGTGGCCGAAAACCCCGGTCTGGATATTCAAATTGTGGCCCTGCCGCGCGTGTTCAACCTGTCGCGGCGGGAGGCGGACATGGCCATCGGGGTCAGCGCCCCGACGGCAGGGCGGCTGGTTGTCCAGAAAATCACCGACTACCACCTGCATCTGGCGGCCTCTGCCCAGTATTTGCAGGACCACCCCAAGATCACTGAACAGGCCGATCTGCGATCGCACCGGCTGGTTGGTTATATCCCCGACATGATCTTTGACCGTGAGTTGGATTACCTGGGCGATCTGGGTGAGGCGCGCGTGCCTTTGGCCTCCAATTCCGTATCCGTACAGGTGCATATGATCCAGCAGGGCGGCGGTGTTGGAGTGGTGCATGATTTCTCGCTGCCCTTTGCGCCGGGGGTTCAAAAAATTCTGGAACATGACGTCAGCCTGACACGGTCCTTCTACCTGATCCGACACGCCGACGATCAACGTAACCTGAGATTGAGCCGCTTTGCCGATCAATTGATCACCGCCCTGCGCTCTGAGGTCGCAGCGCTTGAGGCAAAAGCTTGACTCAATTGCCCAATCTGGTGACGCTGGTGTTAGGGATGAATTAATTGGAGGTCCTGCCATGCTGGTGTCACAAATTCTCAAGACCAAACCTGACGATGCGGTGGTGACGTCCCCCCCAAGTTTATTGATCTCCGAAGCGGCCAAAATCCTGTCGGAAAAACGGATCGGGACCTTGGTGATTTCCAAAGACGGCAAAGCCCCCGATGGCATCCTGTCAGAGCGGGATATCGTGCGTGAGCTCGGCAAATCCGGCAGTGGTTGTCTGACCCTGACGGTGGACAAATTGATGACGTCGAAACTGGTCACATGTTCGCGGGACGACCGCGCCGATGAGGTGCTGCAAAAGATGACCGAAGGGCGGTTCCGGCACATGCCGGTGCTCGAGAATGGCAATCTGGTTGGCCTGATCTCGCTTGGGGATGTGGTCAAGGCACGCCTGATGGAACTGTCGATGGAAAAAGACGCCCTGCAAGGGATGATCATGGGGCATTAAGCCGCTTGCGCCTTTGGGCAAGCCATGTTTGCTTGCCCGCCAAAGATTCTAACTGAGGATTGCCTCATGCGCGTTGGCCTGTATCCCGGCACTTTCGATCCCATCACATTGGGCCATATTGACATTATTCGCCGCGCGACAACGTTGGTGGACAAGCTGGTGATCGGCGTTGCGATCAACCGTGACAAGGGGCCGCTCTTCAGTCTGGAAAAGCGGGTCGAGATGATCGAGGCCGAATGTGCCGAACTCAGCCGCCAAACCGGGGTCGAAATCGTTGCCCATCCGTTTGAAAACCTTTTGATTGATTGCGCCCGCGATGTGGGCGCCCAGATGATCGTACGTGGCTTGCGGGCTGTGGCGGATTTTGAATATGAATATCAGATGGTTGGCATGAACCGCCAGCTTGATAATTCAATTGAGACCGTGTTCCTGATGGCCGAAGCGCAGCATCAGGCGATTGCCAGTAAACTGGTCAAGGAGATCGCCCGCCTTGGCGGCGACGTCAGCAAATTTGTCACCCCGAGCGTGAACAACGATCTTCTTGAGAAGTTTCCGCGCAAGGTCTAACCGCCCCGAAGTTGGGGCGGTGCGGCGCAGTTTGGGGGCAGGCCTTACAGATAACCGGCCATCACGCCGGCTGTGTCCAGCATCCGGTTTGAGAATGCCCATTCGTTGTCATACCACGCCAAGACCCGCAGCAGATTGCCCTGCTGCACCGAGGTTTGATCGCTGGCAAAGATCGTGCTGCGCGGATCGTGGTTGAAATCGATCGACACCAGTTTGCGGTCGGTCACGCCCATCACACCCGCCAGGGGACCGTCCGCGGCGGCCTGCATCGCGGCATTTACCTCCTCGGCGGTTACGTGCCTTTTCAGCTCCACCACCAGATCCACGCAGGACACATTGGGCGTCGGCACGCGGATGGCGGTGCCTGTGATCAACCCGTCCAGATGTGGCAGCACCACGCCCAATGTCTCGGCCGCACCCGTGGTTGTCGGGATCATCGAAAGCGCCGCGGCACGGGCACGATAAAGATCTTTGTGGTCCCGATCATGCACCGGCTGGGTGCCGGTGTAGCTGTGCACGGTGGTCATATGGCCGCGTTGGATGCCAAAGGCTTCATGCAGGGCATGGGCCAGTGGCGCCAGACAATTGGTGGTGCAGGAGGCATTGCTGATCACCGCCTCCGAGCCATCAATAAGACCGTGGTTTACCCCGTAAACAATTGTTTTTATGTCGCCTTTGCCGGGGGCAGAGATCAGCACCCGCTTTGATCCGTTCTTGAGGTGCAGGCCGGCCTTTTCCGGGCTACGGAAATGACCGGTGCATTCCAGCACGATATCCACATCCCCCCAGGGCAGCTGATCCGGTGCCCGTTCCGCCGTGACCCGGATCGGGCCACGCCCCACATCCAGCGTATCTTTGCCAAGGGTCACAGGGCGGCCATAGCGGCCATGCACGGAATCAAATTCAAACAGATGCGCGTTGGTCTCCAGGGGGGCCAGATCATTGATCGCCACCACTTCAAACATATCATCGCCGCGTTCCATAATCGCCCGCAGCACATTGCGTCCGATGCGCCCAAAGCCATTGATGGCCAGTTTCACAGTCATGGCATCACCTTTTGATCAAATTATCTGTGCTGAAAATGCGCTCTTGCGGCGCAGTGTCAACGCCCTGAGAGGGAATAAAAAGTACCGATACAATGTTCTGCGATGCAGCAATCGCAGCAGGGCATCACCGCCAGAAGGCGACCCATTCGATCAGTTCGAGAAACTTTTGGGCAAGGAAAATAATATGTTCGGTGCCAAACAGGATCATATCAATCACCAAAGCGGCGATCAGGAATGACCCCAGAATAATGGCAAGGCGGTTTGTCACGTCTTATTCGTCCAGATGATGCGCCCCCGATATGACAGGGGCACATCTCGGATGCAAGGATCAGCCCAACTGGCCCATGGCGACAGCCACGTCGGCCATGCGCACCGAAAACGCCCATTCGTTGTCATACCAGCCCAGCACGCGCACGGTGCGGTCGGCCACAACGATGGTCTGGTCCGGGGCAAAGATGCAGCTTTCCTCGGTATGGTTGAAGTCAATGCTGACCTTCTGTTCCGGGTCATAGCCCAGCACACCTTTCATATGGCCCTCTGCGGCGGCCTTGGCGGCGGCGTTGACCTCTTCGACGGTCACATCGCGCGAGGCGGTGAAGGTCAGGTCAACCGCACTTACGTTTGGTGTCGGAACACGCATCGCTGTGCCGTCCAGCTTGCCTTTGAGGGCGGGCAGAACTTCACCCAATGCCTTGGCCGCACCGGTGGAGGTCGGGATCAGGGCCATCGCAGCGGCGCGGGCGCGGTAAAGGTCAGAGTGGCGACGGTCCAGCGTCGGCTGGTCGCCGGTGTAGCTGTGGATCGTTGTCATCAGCCCGCTTTCGATGCCGATTGCCTCATGCATCACCTTGGCCAGGGGCGCGAGGCAATTGGTGGTGCAAGACCCGTTTGAGATCATCCGGTCCGATTTTTGCAACGTGTCGTGATTGACCCCGTAAACCACTGTGCGGTCAACGTTTTTGCCCGGCGCAGACAGCAGAACCCGCTTGGCGCCCTGTTCCAGATGCACGCCGGCCTTGTTGCCGTCGTTGAACTTGCCGGTGCATTCCAGAACCACGTCACAGCCGGACCAGTCGAGTTCTTCGAGGTTATAGGTCGACATCACTTCGATGTCATTGCGGCCCAGATTGATATAGCCGTCATCAACTGTGATCTCGCCCGGAAAGCGGCCATGCACGGAATCATACTTGATCAGATGCGCCGCCGTGGACAGCGGCCCGGTGGCGTTGATTTTGACCACTTCGATATCTTCACGCGCAGAGGCGGAGATATGGCTCAGCGTGCAACGGCCAATCCGGCCAAATCCGTTAATACCAACTTTGATGGTCATGGCGGCAATCCTTTATGGGGGCTTTGGGCGCTCTATATCTGGGGCGTGCCCAAAGGTTAAAGGGGCAATCCGGCCTGATAAGGGACTGTTAGCGATAAACTTTTGTGTTAGCGATAACCCAGAGGTTTTGCCGGGGGCGGTTTCCGCGCTAGCTTGGGCAGGTAACAAGAAGGATGGGGTTATGAGTGGTTTGATTGCATTGCTGGACGATGTGGCGGCGATTGCCAAAGTGGCGGCGTCATCGGTGGATGATGTGATCGGACAGGCGGCCAAAGCCGGGTCCAAGGCCGCAGGCGCGGTGATTGATGACGCGGCTGTGACGCCCAAATATGTGCAGGGATTCGAGGCAAGCCGCGAATTGCCGGTGATCTGGCGGATCACCAAGGGATCGTTGCGCAACAAGCTGTTGTTCCTTCTGCCCGTTGGCCTTGCCCTGTCAAATTTTGCCCCCTGGGCCATTCCGCCGCTGTTGATGCTGGGTGGAGCCTACCTGTGTTTTGAGGGGGCGGAAAAGGTCGCGCATGCGCTGGGTCTCAGTCACGGCCATGAGGATTTTCCCGGCCATGATGTGATCCCCGATGATCCGGCACATCTGGAAGAACAGAAAGCCGCCGGGGCGATCAAGACCGATTTCATTCTTTCCGCCGAGATCATGACCATTGCACTGGCCGCCATTCCGCCCAGCAATTTCTGGATGGAGGCCGCGACGCTGGCGGCGGTGGCGGTGATGATCACGGTTGCGGTCTATGGATCGGTTGCGGTGATCGTAAAAATGGACGATCTGGGCCTGCTGATGGCCAACAAGGGGCGGCTCGGATTGACCCGGTCTATCGGGCGCGGTTTGGTCAAAGGCATGCCGGGGTTTCTCAAGGCGCTTACGATAATCGGCACCGCGGCAATGCTCTGGGTGGGTGGATCCATCATCATTCACGGTCTGGAAGAATTGGGCTTTGGCACCCTCGGCCACTGGGTGCATGACCTGGCCTATGCCATCGGGCACAGCATGCCTGACCGGTTTGTCGGCATTGTTGAATGGGCATCAAAGGCCGTGATGGACGGGGTGTTCGGTTTGGCGCTGGGGCTGATCCTGATCCCCATCGGGGAAAAGGTGATTACACCGCTTTGGCGTGGGATTTTTCACCGCGGGGCGGCGTAACCGCCCGGCGCTGATTGCGCAGGTAGGCCAGGCAGATCACAGTTACCATTACCAGTTGACCGAACAATACGGCCAACCCAAACGCGCCCGCCGCAGAGCCGCCGTTGGCCAAATGGTAGATACCGGACGCAAGGCCAGACATCACTGCAATCAAGAGATACGCAATCGCCACTGTTGTCCTTTCCCATCCGTTTTGCAGCCAGAATAAACCGATCCGGAATAACAACTCGTTAACGTTACAGCCACAACCCTAAGTTAAGTGGCGCACATTGCAACAGATTTGTGAACCGGCAATAGATTGCGCCGTTTCCTGCCGTCGCACGCGCGGGGTTTGGCAAGAAAGAGCCCCGCCTGACAAGGATCAGACGGGGCTTTGATTTTTCGTTTGCTTTGGGTGCTTTAGAGCAGCGCCTTGGCCTTTTCGGCAACATTCGCAGCCGTAATGCCGAATTTCTCAAACAGCTCTTCCGCCGGGGCGGAGGCACCGAAACGATCCATTCCAACAAAATCGGCCTTGCCGAATTTGCCGCGCTCGCCCAGCAGCCATTGATCCCAGCCCTGACGCACACCGGCCTCGACACCGACACGCACCGCGCCGCCGGGCAAAATCCGCTTGCGATAGGCTTCGTCCTGCTCTGCAAACAGTTCCATACACGGCATGGACACAACCCGCACGCCGATACCTTCGGCTTGCAGAATGTCACGCGCTGCCATGGCCACCGACACTTCGGAGCCGGTCGCGATCAGGATCACCTGACGTTTGCCTTCAGCATCGGCCAGAACATAGGCACCCTTGGAGGACAGATTGTTGTTCTTGTGCTCGGTCCGTACGGTCGGCAGCCCCTGACGGGTCAAGGACAGAACCGATGGGGTTTCTTTTGAGGTCAGCGCGATTTCCCAAGCCTCTGCCGTTTCCACGGTGTCTGCGGGGCGGAACACATAGGTGTTGGGTGTGGCGCGGCTGATCGCGAGATGTTCGACCGGCTGGTGGGTTGGCCCATCTTCGCCCAGACCAATGCTGTCATGGGTCATCACAAACACTGTTGGCACCTTCATCAGCGCCGCAAGACGCATGGAA
This window of the Sulfitobacter mediterraneus genome carries:
- a CDS encoding LysR family transcriptional regulator codes for the protein MGNIAAMQNWDDLRLFLAVAREQSLSGAGKQLRLDPATLGRRVARLEKDLQAVLFVKSPQGYALTEAGSQLMERAETAEQAMRVATAGVSAPSDRLSGQIRIGAPDGCANFLLPQVCAGIVAENPGLDIQIVALPRVFNLSRREADMAIGVSAPTAGRLVVQKITDYHLHLAASAQYLQDHPKITEQADLRSHRLVGYIPDMIFDRELDYLGDLGEARVPLASNSVSVQVHMIQQGGGVGVVHDFSLPFAPGVQKILEHDVSLTRSFYLIRHADDQRNLRLSRFADQLITALRSEVAALEAKA
- a CDS encoding CBS domain-containing protein codes for the protein MLVSQILKTKPDDAVVTSPPSLLISEAAKILSEKRIGTLVISKDGKAPDGILSERDIVRELGKSGSGCLTLTVDKLMTSKLVTCSRDDRADEVLQKMTEGRFRHMPVLENGNLVGLISLGDVVKARLMELSMEKDALQGMIMGH
- the coaD gene encoding pantetheine-phosphate adenylyltransferase — translated: MRVGLYPGTFDPITLGHIDIIRRATTLVDKLVIGVAINRDKGPLFSLEKRVEMIEAECAELSRQTGVEIVAHPFENLLIDCARDVGAQMIVRGLRAVADFEYEYQMVGMNRQLDNSIETVFLMAEAQHQAIASKLVKEIARLGGDVSKFVTPSVNNDLLEKFPRKV
- the gap gene encoding type I glyceraldehyde-3-phosphate dehydrogenase, translating into MTVKLAINGFGRIGRNVLRAIMERGDDMFEVVAINDLAPLETNAHLFEFDSVHGRYGRPVTLGKDTLDVGRGPIRVTAERAPDQLPWGDVDIVLECTGHFRSPEKAGLHLKNGSKRVLISAPGKGDIKTIVYGVNHGLIDGSEAVISNASCTTNCLAPLAHALHEAFGIQRGHMTTVHSYTGTQPVHDRDHKDLYRARAAALSMIPTTTGAAETLGVVLPHLDGLITGTAIRVPTPNVSCVDLVVELKRHVTAEEVNAAMQAAADGPLAGVMGVTDRKLVSIDFNHDPRSTIFASDQTSVQQGNLLRVLAWYDNEWAFSNRMLDTAGVMAGYL
- the gap gene encoding type I glyceraldehyde-3-phosphate dehydrogenase is translated as MTIKVGINGFGRIGRCTLSHISASAREDIEVVKINATGPLSTAAHLIKYDSVHGRFPGEITVDDGYINLGRNDIEVMSTYNLEELDWSGCDVVLECTGKFNDGNKAGVHLEQGAKRVLLSAPGKNVDRTVVYGVNHDTLQKSDRMISNGSCTTNCLAPLAKVMHEAIGIESGLMTTIHSYTGDQPTLDRRHSDLYRARAAAMALIPTSTGAAKALGEVLPALKGKLDGTAMRVPTPNVSAVDLTFTASRDVTVEEVNAAAKAAAEGHMKGVLGYDPEQKVSIDFNHTEESCIFAPDQTIVVADRTVRVLGWYDNEWAFSVRMADVAVAMGQLG
- a CDS encoding DUF808 domain-containing protein; its protein translation is MSGLIALLDDVAAIAKVAASSVDDVIGQAAKAGSKAAGAVIDDAAVTPKYVQGFEASRELPVIWRITKGSLRNKLLFLLPVGLALSNFAPWAIPPLLMLGGAYLCFEGAEKVAHALGLSHGHEDFPGHDVIPDDPAHLEEQKAAGAIKTDFILSAEIMTIALAAIPPSNFWMEAATLAAVAVMITVAVYGSVAVIVKMDDLGLLMANKGRLGLTRSIGRGLVKGMPGFLKALTIIGTAAMLWVGGSIIIHGLEELGFGTLGHWVHDLAYAIGHSMPDRFVGIVEWASKAVMDGVFGLALGLILIPIGEKVITPLWRGIFHRGAA